Sequence from the Magnetovibrio sp. genome:
ACCAGTTCGTCCGGTTCGCCCGATTGGCCGAAGCGGTCGTTGACGGCGATGAATTCAACCGGGCAGGGGCTGCGTTGGACGAGCGATTCTGCCACCGCACCGCCAAGTCCGCCGAACATGTTGTGATCTTCCGCCGTCACCATGCAGCCGGTTTCGATCGCGCAGCGTTGCAGCAGGTCGTGATCCAGCGGCTTGATGGTCGCCATGTTGACGACCCGCGCCGAAATGCCTTCGCCGTTCAAGAGTGTGGCGGCATCGAGTGAGCGGGCAACCTGAACACCGCAGGCGACGATGGTCACGTCGGTGCCGTCGCGCACGATTTGCCCCTTGCCGATTTTAAAGGTGTGCTCAGAACCGAAAATGCGCGGCGTCGGGCTGCGCCCGGTGCGCATGTAGACGGGACCGACGTGTTCGATCATGGCGCGGGTCGCCAACTCCGTTTCGATTTGATCGGCGGGACTGATCACGGTCATGTTGGGAATGGCACGAAAGGCGGCCAAGTCTTCCAAGCATTGCGCCGACGCACCATCCGGTCCGACATCCAGGCCCGGATGCGAGGCGACAATCTTGACGTTGCGGTTGGCGTAAGCCACCGACAGACGCGCTTGTTCCAGGGCGCGCAAGGCGAACACCGCGAACGTGGTAACCACCGGGATCAACCCCGTCGCGGCCATGCCGCCGGCCGCCGCGACCATGTTTTGTTCGGCGATGCCGAATTGGTAGAAGCGGTGACCATGGGCGGTGCGAAAGTTATGCGCACCGGTGCCGCCCGCGACGTCGGCGTCGAGTACCACCAGATTGGGAAATTCGTCAGCCAAGCCAACGAGCGCTTTGCCGAAGGCTTCACGCAGGGAATCGCCGCTGCTGCCGATCAGTTGCGGTGCGTTGCTCATTGCGTGTGCCCCCCATGGATCGTGCCGTCGAGCCAGCCGGGCACGTCGCTTTGCGCTACGCCCAAGTCGATCAGGGATTTTTCGGTGTCGTCCAAGCTCATGGTCACGCTGCCGTGCCAGGTGGGGTAGTTCTCCATGAAGCTCACGCCTTTGCCCTTGAGCGTGTGGGCTAGGATCAACGTCGGTTTGCCGGTGGTGCGTTTGGCTTCGGCGACCGCGGCCTCGATGGCGGCGAAGTCGTGGCCGTCGATTTCAACCACATGCCAGCCAAAAGCGCGCCATTTGTCGGCCAGCGGTTCCAAGCCGATGATGTTTTCGTTCAAGTCGTCGCTTTGCATTTTGTTGTAATCGAGAATGGCGGTGAGCTTGTCGAGTTTATAATGCGCTGCGCATTGAGCCGCTTCCCAAACTTCGCCTTCTTGCATTTCACCATCACCGAGCATCACGTAGACGCGGCCGCTGCCGCCTTGGTGACGGATGCCCAACGCCATGCCGAGCGCGGCGGAAAAACCCTGGCCGAGCGATCCGGTGCTGGTTTCCACATGGGGCAATGCGCCGACGTGGGGATGGCCTTGCATGGTTGAGCCCAATTTGCGCAGTTGCAGCGGATCGGTCGGTGAAATCTGGCCTTTGACAGCCAAAGCGGCATAGAGCGCCGGGCAGGCATGGCCCTTGGACAAAATGAAGCGGTTGCGTGTCAAATCGCCGTCGCGCGGTTCTTCATCGCCGATTTCAGCGCTGTACAGATACGCCAGAAGATCGGCGGCAGAAAGCGCCCCGCCCGGATGGCCGGAGGTCGCGACATAAATGGACGCGATGGAATGGCAACGGATCAAACGCGCGGTTTCGCGGAGGTCCGGATGAGAGGGTGAGGTCGTCATATGGTGCTCATCATTCAAAAATTCTGTTCGGATGAAGTGCTGTATTTCATGCGTCGTCTGATTGGCTTTCGTGCCAGTCCCGACCTATGATAAGCTCTTCCCCGCAAGGTGGAAAGCGCCTTTGAGCAGGTAAATGCCCAGAAAGGGTAGTGTGGCATGAAATCCATTAACAACATGTTTGCGGCTTACGAGCTGCGGGAACTGGCGGCTTTTACGCCGAAAAACCGCCAAGAGTACCTGGATATCAACCAAACGGCCTACAATCTCAAACTCAACACCCGTGTTCCCACCACCGTACATATCGAACCCACCAACAAATGCAACCAGACCTGCGTCATGTGCGTGCATCCCGACATGCAGCGCCCGGTGACGTTTATCGATGACGACATCGCGCTGAAGGCCATCGACCAGTGCGCCGAATTCGGCGTATATGCGGTGCACTTTTTCTTTTTCGGCGAGCCGTTCCTCAACCGCAAAACGGTCGACTATATCCGCATCGCCAAGCAAAAGGGCATCCCGCTGGTGTCCGTCACCACCAACTTCACGTCCATCAAGGACGCCGAGATTGAGCGATTGGTGGTCGATGGGTTGGACTCGATCCACATTTCATTCGAAGGACTGAGCCGCGAAAAGTACGAAGCCATTCGCGGCACCGACAGTTACGAAAGGGTCCTGCGCAACATCGAGCGTCTGTATCACTACAAAGCCAAGCACAAATCGGAAAAGCCCTGGGTGTCGTTGACCTATGTGCGCACCGAAGAAACGGATGAGCAGATCGAAACCTTTCAAAGTACCTGGAAGGACAAGGTCAATTCCATCCACATCAGCCCACAGTTCGATTATCTCGGCCGCGCGCCCATCCGCGAAACGCAAGGCGATCCCAACAGTGAAAGCATTCTCGATCGCAGTTCCGACGATCGCTTGGCATGCCGACAGTTGTGGTTGCGCTTGGTGGTGTTGAGCAACGGCGAACTGGTGCCGTGCAGCCAAAACATCGACGGCGAATTGTCGTTGGGCAACATTCGCGACATGACCATCGCCGAAGCCTGGCAAGGCGACAAGATGTTGGACCTGCGCGCGCAGCACATCACCAACCGCATCCCCAGCGATTGCGTGTGCGACAAATGCATCGATTGGGATTGGAGCGGCCGGGTCGTCGACCGTCCCAAGCTCAAGGATGACGACGCATGACGTTGGTCGCTGAATTCGATCCCAAAATGCTCAAGACCTTGGCGACTTGTCCGGTGTGCGATCACGATGGCGATGCGTCGGAACGCATCGCAGAAGATTTTATCGAATTGCTGGGCGGACGGTTGTATTTCAGCGTCGATCTGTGTCCCCACTGCGGCATCATCTATAGCCGCACCCGCAGTCGCGAGGACCGCCTGTACACCGCCGTCGCCGATATCGAAAAGAATCACGGACACCAGCGCCCAGGTCTGTCGCCGCTTTCGAGCGATGTGTGGAACCTGGAAACGAAAACCATGCAGGTTGCGGAAATCATCGCGGCTATGCCTCGTCCTGGCTCTGCGGCTGATCCGGTTAAGTATCTTGAGGTCGGGGCCTCCGACGGCATGCTTTTTCGCATGGTTCATCAGCGCATGAGCGAGCAGGGGCGGACCCTCAACGCGACGCTGGTGGAAAGCACCGGTGCGGCGGAACCATGCGGCGAAATCGACGGCTGCACGGTGTGCTCGCAGTCATTTCTAGAAACCTTCGATACTCCGCAAATCGGGTACGACATCGCGGTGCTGTCGCATTGCTTGGAACATTTCGACAATCCGCGAGAGGTGATCGCCAAGGCGCATGCGTTGTTGGCGCCGGGGGGTATATTGTATGTCGAGGTGCCCGATGGGATGCGTTACGATCGCTGCATCTCCACCCCATTGGGCTATTACCACGTCACCAATTTCAACCTCATCAATCTGGCGTGGATGATTGGCGATTTGGGCTTTCGCTGTCGCGATGAAGTCGAGCGACACCATTATCCGGGCATTCGCGTGATTGCCGCCAAGGCGTCTACACCTGATCGCACCCCGATATCCCACCCGATATCGCCGAGCGCCGTGCAGCTCAGCCGAGATGCGTTGGCGGTTTGGGAAAAAGCGCGGGAAGATGCCTTCGCCCGTCTTAAACCGCTGAGCGGAAAGCACACCTTGGTGTACGGTGCGGGTGTGCACACCATCGCTTTGTTCAACCGCTTTCCCGATTGGCTGCAAAGCTGCGATCTGGCCGACAGCAATGCGAACCTGACGGAATTTCTTGGCCATGCGGTGCTGTCGCCGGATCAGTTGGACTTTGCAGCCTACGATACCGTGGTTGTGTCGTCCTATGCCTATCAGGATGCGATCGCACGTCAACTGGAGGCGGCGGGGTGCCCGCGTGACAAGATCGTCACCTTGTACGACGACATTTTTGCTTATGTGATGTAATTGACGTTGCCGGGTTCAAGCCGGCAATTGATTTTGCCGTCCGGCTTGAATGCGCTCAGCGATGATCTCGGCAATACGCGCCGCACCGCGCCCATCCACAGTATCTCGTGAGGTTTTCGACATGTCTTGCAGGCGGGACGGATCGTTGAGCAACTCTGCGCAGGTGCGCGCCAGTCGTGATGCATCGTCGGGTGTGACGCGCCCGAGGTTGATCCCCAGTTTCGCCTGCTCGAACACAGATGCGGATTGGGCATGGTCGTCGCTGAGGCACAAATAGATCGCGGGTAGCCCCATGGCCGCCATCTCGGCCGCCGTGACGCCGAAGGAAACAATCCCGATGTCGGATGCGGCCATCAAGCCCGCAAGGTCTTGCGGTGCGTCGTGAACGTGCACCGCATGGCGATGGCTTTCAACGATTTGGGCAAGAGCCGCCCGGTCCGTGAACAAGGGGCCCGCCACGACGTCGATATCGATCGTCTCCGTCACATCATTCAAGGCTTGCAAAGCCATACGGGTGAAGCCCGCCGGATCGCTCGCACCGCAACTGACGAGGGCGTGGGGATGCGGGTTTTGCGGAGGGATGGTTTTGTGGCTGAACGGATCGCGTAAAATCAGCCACTCCCATCCGGCTTTGATGTCCGGGCGACCGGGACGGCCATTCAGCGCCAGGGTGCGCGGCGTGGGCGGGCAGAACACCAAGTCGGCATGTTCCAGACGCGGGCCGATGTCGTCGATCAGCACGCACAGAACGCCGCTGTCGCGCCATAGATCCAAGGCGTCGCCGCTGAGATCGGTGCGGATGTCCAGCACCAAGGCGTGCGCACCCTTGTCGCGGATCAGGGCGTCAAGCCATGCGGCTTCTTCCACCCCGGACGGCGCCAGTTGATAGGGAAAGCGCGCGTCTTCGATCATCGCCACGCCCTGTTCGCCGCGCATCACGGCGAAGTGAACGGCGGTGGCGTAGCGTTCGCGCAATTGCGTCGCCAACGCCACCATGCGAGAGATGTGGCCGAGGCCGATGGCGGCGTCGCCGTCGCATCGGAAGATGACGTTGCGCGAACTCTCGTACGCTTGCTTTTGACGCACATGGCTGTTGAGGGCGCGCAAATCCGGGTCGTTGTGCAGCAAGGTGGCGACATCGTCCATGTCGATTTCGCCCGGCGCGGCCCCGGTGCGGGCGTACAAGGTGCGCAGCAACAATAAGTCTGCCGGGGTGTCGAGCCACAAGCGAACGTGATCGAAAATATGATTCTCAGGCGCGGGAATGCCGACCATTCTGCCAAGGTTGGGATTCACGTTCAGGTAGCCAAAAACGTGCTCCTGAGCCACGGGATTGTCGGCGCCTTCGTCGATGATGCGCTGGAACAAGTCGCGGGTGAAGGGTTCGAACCCGCCGTGCAAGGTCACGACATGGGGATTCCAGGTGCTGTAATCGCCTTGCTCTTTGATCAGAACCTCGATCAGGTTGTCGATGACTTGAGGGTCGAGCATCGGGCAGTCGGATGTGACGCGCACGATGTAATCCGGATTGTGCAGGTCCACGGCTTCGGCAAAACGCGACAGGACATTGTCGCGCGAGCCGCGCACGACGTCGACGCCGTGCTCATGGGCGTAATCGACCAACACATCGTCGCAACTGTCCGTGGTGGTGGCGAGAATGATTTGGTTGATCCGAGTTGATTTCTTGAGCCGGTGAAAGACATGCCAAAGCACCGGCTTGCCAGCCAGATCGAGCATGATTTTTCCCGGTAGACGCGACGAGCTCATGCGGGCTTGAATGATGGCCGCGATTTTGGGGTTATGTGTCATCGCTGTCCCCGAAATCACGTATCGATTTCAGCGGTCGCAACCCATCGTCGGGATCCGCCCGCCAGTCGCGATCGGCCATTTCGGACGGGGCGGGTTGCTTGATCCCGTCGCCATCGGCCTTGAAGCCGGTCTCGATATTCTCGATCACGGCGGCGATCTGGTCGGGTAGCCAGCAGTGTCCGGCGGAAAACTCTTCGCCTTCGCCATCCAAGTCGAGGTGGTACTCGACCACAACGGCGCCAAAGCGATGCACCGCGCGCGCGATGATGCCGGGATTGACCGAGTGGTCGGATAGTCCGGTCGGCACGCCAAAGGTGTTCCGCAGGGTTTCCAACGCCGAGAGGTTCATCTGTTCGGGCGGGGTCGGGTAGCTGGAGACACAATGCAAGAGCGTCAGCTCGACACATCCCGCGCTGTGGATTACGTCCCTGGCGTGGGCGATTTCGTTCATGGTCGCCATCCCCGTCGATAGGACGACGGGCTTGCGCGTGTTGGCGCAGGCGATCAACAGGTCGTCCCACAACAGTTCGTAGGACGCGATTTTGTAAAAATCGACATAAGGTTCCAACTCGCCGACGGCATCCAGGTAAAACGGGGTGCACGAAAACAGCATGCCGAGATCGTGCGCCTTTTGCGCCAACTTAGGGATGAAGCCGACAGGTAGTTCCCAGTC
This genomic interval carries:
- a CDS encoding radical SAM/SPASM domain-containing protein, whose translation is MKSINNMFAAYELRELAAFTPKNRQEYLDINQTAYNLKLNTRVPTTVHIEPTNKCNQTCVMCVHPDMQRPVTFIDDDIALKAIDQCAEFGVYAVHFFFFGEPFLNRKTVDYIRIAKQKGIPLVSVTTNFTSIKDAEIERLVVDGLDSIHISFEGLSREKYEAIRGTDSYERVLRNIERLYHYKAKHKSEKPWVSLTYVRTEETDEQIETFQSTWKDKVNSIHISPQFDYLGRAPIRETQGDPNSESILDRSSDDRLACRQLWLRLVVLSNGELVPCSQNIDGELSLGNIRDMTIAEAWQGDKMLDLRAQHITNRIPSDCVCDKCIDWDWSGRVVDRPKLKDDDA
- a CDS encoding cytidylyltransferase domain-containing protein, which encodes MTHNPKIAAIIQARMSSSRLPGKIMLDLAGKPVLWHVFHRLKKSTRINQIILATTTDSCDDVLVDYAHEHGVDVVRGSRDNVLSRFAEAVDLHNPDYIVRVTSDCPMLDPQVIDNLIEVLIKEQGDYSTWNPHVVTLHGGFEPFTRDLFQRIIDEGADNPVAQEHVFGYLNVNPNLGRMVGIPAPENHIFDHVRLWLDTPADLLLLRTLYARTGAAPGEIDMDDVATLLHNDPDLRALNSHVRQKQAYESSRNVIFRCDGDAAIGLGHISRMVALATQLRERYATAVHFAVMRGEQGVAMIEDARFPYQLAPSGVEEAAWLDALIRDKGAHALVLDIRTDLSGDALDLWRDSGVLCVLIDDIGPRLEHADLVFCPPTPRTLALNGRPGRPDIKAGWEWLILRDPFSHKTIPPQNPHPHALVSCGASDPAGFTRMALQALNDVTETIDIDVVAGPLFTDRAALAQIVESHRHAVHVHDAPQDLAGLMAASDIGIVSFGVTAAEMAAMGLPAIYLCLSDDHAQSASVFEQAKLGINLGRVTPDDASRLARTCAELLNDPSRLQDMSKTSRDTVDGRGAARIAEIIAERIQAGRQNQLPA
- a CDS encoding methyltransferase domain-containing protein, encoding MTLVAEFDPKMLKTLATCPVCDHDGDASERIAEDFIELLGGRLYFSVDLCPHCGIIYSRTRSREDRLYTAVADIEKNHGHQRPGLSPLSSDVWNLETKTMQVAEIIAAMPRPGSAADPVKYLEVGASDGMLFRMVHQRMSEQGRTLNATLVESTGAAEPCGEIDGCTVCSQSFLETFDTPQIGYDIAVLSHCLEHFDNPREVIAKAHALLAPGGILYVEVPDGMRYDRCISTPLGYYHVTNFNLINLAWMIGDLGFRCRDEVERHHYPGIRVIAAKASTPDRTPISHPISPSAVQLSRDALAVWEKAREDAFARLKPLSGKHTLVYGAGVHTIALFNRFPDWLQSCDLADSNANLTEFLGHAVLSPDQLDFAAYDTVVVSSYAYQDAIARQLEAAGCPRDKIVTLYDDIFAYVM
- a CDS encoding transketolase family protein → MSNAPQLIGSSGDSLREAFGKALVGLADEFPNLVVLDADVAGGTGAHNFRTAHGHRFYQFGIAEQNMVAAAGGMAATGLIPVVTTFAVFALRALEQARLSVAYANRNVKIVASHPGLDVGPDGASAQCLEDLAAFRAIPNMTVISPADQIETELATRAMIEHVGPVYMRTGRSPTPRIFGSEHTFKIGKGQIVRDGTDVTIVACGVQVARSLDAATLLNGEGISARVVNMATIKPLDHDLLQRCAIETGCMVTAEDHNMFGGLGGAVAESLVQRSPCPVEFIAVNDRFGQSGEPDELVQHYNLGITHIADAARRAIKRK
- a CDS encoding N-acetylneuraminate synthase family protein, whose product is MTEPQGLFAGAGAPVFIAEVSSNHHRDLERCYAFIEAAHRTGSGAVKFQLFRINELFAPEVLKKSPAHRARADWELPVGFIPKLAQKAHDLGMLFSCTPFYLDAVGELEPYVDFYKIASYELLWDDLLIACANTRKPVVLSTGMATMNEIAHARDVIHSAGCVELTLLHCVSSYPTPPEQMNLSALETLRNTFGVPTGLSDHSVNPGIIARAVHRFGAVVVEYHLDLDGEGEEFSAGHCWLPDQIAAVIENIETGFKADGDGIKQPAPSEMADRDWRADPDDGLRPLKSIRDFGDSDDT
- a CDS encoding transketolase, giving the protein MTTSPSHPDLRETARLIRCHSIASIYVATSGHPGGALSAADLLAYLYSAEIGDEEPRDGDLTRNRFILSKGHACPALYAALAVKGQISPTDPLQLRKLGSTMQGHPHVGALPHVETSTGSLGQGFSAALGMALGIRHQGGSGRVYVMLGDGEMQEGEVWEAAQCAAHYKLDKLTAILDYNKMQSDDLNENIIGLEPLADKWRAFGWHVVEIDGHDFAAIEAAVAEAKRTTGKPTLILAHTLKGKGVSFMENYPTWHGSVTMSLDDTEKSLIDLGVAQSDVPGWLDGTIHGGHTQ